One window from the genome of Desulfobaccales bacterium encodes:
- the gspD gene encoding type II secretion system secretin GspD produces MDIHKILAGLLAVSLAGCATPSSGPLLPPKPAVRVMQAPGMPPDRPPKVEAPEDKDLDIVTDEGLKGLTTALKSLPTRRRTVPRGEKLYPIELNLQNADLVEAVRALADTLGINYSIDPKVKGTVNVRASGKLTRGELLSILETMLLVNGAALVQVGKSYNIVPLDKAAGEAAPVYARGLPAAGMTAQVVLLDAAPAKEMAAVLKPLLSAGGKISEAPNNSLVIVDYPANLEKLVNLVNLVDKQGLAKTSVSVLRVKNTDPTQIIPELETIFGAYGALSPAKDKGRGGVQFLAMPRMNAVMILAPSPQLMQRAEYWVRQLDMKTDTLANIHVYNVENYRARNLADLLIQVYGGQAERAGVREIKPEPTPSWAVPPRPTLGTGEGETEGVPRTGGGLSSGLSSGMGATGTGLGASGRGTGLGAGLGTGLGTGLAAAAPSPRERAAPLRGAAAAGELKEGVRIIPDEENNLLVIVAPPYEWKIIQSLLKRLDVQPRQVMCEVLIAEITLTDDLRYGVEWFINNRVASETPTIIQPSPLSGNAPIEILKGASAALQGIGGFTFAARDALNQFRIVINMLATKGLVQVLASPHIMAANNQEARIQIGQEVPILTSQSIPLVSQTQSLQTQTVSYRSTGIILLVRPQINAKGMITLDISQEVSAIDASAPATGVNSPTFLIRQARTSLITADNQTIILGGLIREDATRGGRGVPGLRNIPLLGPLFGSETRSTGRTELILLITPHIIHSMEEGARITREVQDRIELKPLRGGTVPAPAPAPAPAPAAPTPAAPTAPPRPETY; encoded by the coding sequence ATGGATATCCATAAGATCCTGGCGGGTCTTCTGGCAGTCAGCCTGGCGGGCTGCGCCACGCCCTCGTCCGGTCCGCTCCTGCCTCCCAAACCCGCGGTCCGGGTCATGCAGGCCCCGGGGATGCCTCCGGACAGGCCGCCCAAAGTGGAGGCGCCGGAAGACAAGGACCTGGACATTGTCACCGATGAGGGCCTGAAAGGTCTGACCACCGCCTTAAAGAGCCTGCCCACCCGACGCCGCACTGTACCCAGGGGGGAGAAGCTCTATCCCATCGAGCTCAACCTGCAGAACGCCGATCTGGTGGAGGCGGTCCGGGCCCTGGCCGACACCCTGGGGATCAATTACAGCATCGACCCCAAGGTGAAGGGCACCGTCAATGTCCGGGCCTCCGGCAAACTCACCCGGGGGGAGCTCCTGAGCATCCTGGAGACCATGCTCCTGGTGAACGGCGCCGCCCTGGTGCAGGTAGGCAAAAGTTACAACATCGTGCCCTTGGACAAGGCGGCGGGGGAAGCGGCGCCGGTCTATGCCCGGGGGCTCCCGGCCGCGGGCATGACCGCCCAGGTGGTGCTCTTGGATGCCGCGCCCGCCAAGGAGATGGCCGCAGTGCTGAAGCCCTTGCTCTCCGCCGGCGGCAAGATCTCCGAAGCCCCCAACAATTCCCTGGTCATCGTGGATTACCCGGCCAACCTGGAAAAGCTGGTGAACCTGGTCAACCTGGTGGACAAACAGGGCCTGGCCAAGACTTCGGTGTCGGTGCTGCGGGTGAAAAACACCGATCCCACCCAGATCATCCCGGAGCTGGAGACCATTTTCGGGGCCTACGGCGCCTTGAGCCCCGCCAAGGACAAGGGCCGGGGCGGGGTGCAGTTTCTGGCCATGCCCCGCATGAACGCGGTGATGATCCTGGCTCCCAGCCCCCAGCTCATGCAGCGGGCGGAATACTGGGTGCGGCAGTTGGATATGAAGACCGACACCCTGGCCAACATCCATGTCTATAACGTGGAGAACTACCGGGCCCGCAACCTGGCGGACCTCCTCATCCAGGTGTACGGCGGCCAGGCCGAGCGGGCCGGGGTGCGGGAGATCAAGCCGGAGCCCACCCCCTCCTGGGCGGTGCCGCCCCGTCCCACCCTGGGAACGGGGGAGGGGGAGACCGAAGGGGTGCCCCGCACCGGCGGCGGCCTGAGCTCCGGTTTGAGCTCCGGCATGGGCGCCACGGGCACGGGCCTGGGTGCCAGCGGCCGGGGCACCGGCCTGGGAGCCGGGTTGGGGACGGGCCTGGGCACCGGGCTGGCCGCGGCGGCCCCCTCCCCCCGGGAGCGGGCGGCGCCCTTGAGAGGCGCGGCCGCAGCCGGAGAGCTCAAAGAGGGGGTGCGCATCATCCCGGATGAGGAAAACAACCTCCTGGTGATCGTGGCCCCGCCCTATGAGTGGAAGATCATCCAGAGCCTGCTCAAGCGCCTGGATGTGCAGCCCCGCCAGGTGATGTGCGAGGTGCTCATCGCCGAGATCACCCTCACCGACGATTTGCGCTACGGGGTGGAGTGGTTCATCAACAACCGGGTGGCCAGCGAGACCCCCACCATCATCCAGCCGTCGCCCTTGAGCGGCAACGCACCCATCGAGATTCTCAAGGGCGCCTCCGCGGCCCTGCAGGGCATCGGCGGCTTCACCTTTGCGGCCCGGGACGCCCTCAACCAGTTCCGCATCGTCATCAACATGCTGGCCACCAAGGGCCTGGTGCAGGTGCTGGCCTCGCCCCATATCATGGCGGCCAACAATCAGGAGGCCCGCATCCAGATCGGCCAGGAGGTGCCCATCCTCACCTCCCAGTCCATCCCGTTGGTGAGCCAGACCCAGTCGCTCCAGACCCAGACGGTGAGCTACCGCTCCACCGGCATCATCCTCCTGGTGCGGCCCCAGATCAACGCCAAGGGCATGATCACCCTGGACATCAGCCAGGAGGTGAGCGCCATCGACGCCTCCGCACCCGCCACCGGGGTGAACTCCCCCACCTTCCTCATCCGCCAGGCCCGCACCTCGCTCATTACTGCGGACAACCAGACCATCATCCTGGGCGGGCTCATCCGGGAGGATGCCACCCGGGGCGGCCGGGGAGTGCCGGGCCTGCGCAATATCCCGCTTTTGGGGCCGCTTTTCGGCAGCGAGACCAGGAGCACCGGCCGCACCGAGCTCATCTTGCTTATCACCCCTCACATCATCCACAGCATGGAGGAAGGGGCCCGCATCACCCGGGAGGTGCAGGACCGCATCGAGCTCAAGCCCTTGCGGGGCGGCACCGTACCGGCTCCGGCCCCCGCTCCGGCCCCGGCTCCGGCGGCGCCCACGCCCGCGGCCCCCACGGCCCCGCCGCGCCCGGAAACCTACTAG
- a CDS encoding prepilin-type N-terminal cleavage/methylation domain-containing protein, with the protein MRPPSASRGFTLLELLLSLLLVSLLGLAAYGLLHLVIKGSRHGEAATFTLQQLRLARHYLERSLGSAVPQMEGPGEWPYFVGEARELKFLTPVPLQAHIPGGLYHLRVLTAVDEKGRDCLAVEEIKAHTWLKEPDRTETRHFLLTGLTYLRFTYLAGGEEFSTWHADQQKRLPERVRVELALADRQPHQWLIPLRLMETPESEEMGGEE; encoded by the coding sequence ATGCGGCCGCCGTCCGCCTCCCGGGGTTTCACCCTCCTGGAACTCCTCCTCTCCCTGCTGTTGGTGAGCCTGCTGGGCCTTGCGGCCTATGGCCTCCTGCACCTGGTCATCAAGGGTAGCCGCCACGGGGAGGCGGCCACCTTTACCCTGCAGCAGCTCCGTCTGGCCCGCCACTACCTGGAGCGCAGCCTGGGCTCGGCGGTGCCCCAGATGGAGGGGCCCGGAGAGTGGCCCTATTTCGTGGGGGAGGCCCGGGAGCTGAAGTTCCTCACCCCGGTGCCCCTCCAGGCCCATATCCCCGGGGGCCTGTATCATCTGCGGGTCCTGACCGCGGTGGATGAGAAAGGCCGGGACTGCCTGGCGGTGGAGGAGATCAAGGCCCATACCTGGCTGAAGGAGCCGGACCGCACCGAAACCCGGCATTTTCTCCTCACCGGGCTCACCTACCTCCGCTTCACCTATCTGGCGGGAGGGGAGGAATTCTCCACCTGGCACGCCGACCAACAGAAGCGCCTCCCCGAGCGGGTGCGGGTGGAGCTGGCCCTGGCGGACCGGCAGCCCCACCAATGGCTCATTCCCCTGCGCCTCATGGAGACCCCGGAATCCGAGGAGATGGGAGGGGAGGAATGA
- a CDS encoding PilN domain-containing protein produces MERRLSGLRAPAVADPEPGGVRSLWRTLSREIQAGAGSVGAYYDRRTLTLVHLEKGLAGSRLMQVAALPVPAEGLTALAPAVRELVRAWGLEHPPAGLAVSPRLGLVRPAILPAATKANLARVVGYEIDRFLPLSPDQLVFDYQVVKETETELHLLLMALPRALVEDWLTLCGGAGLSSVTVEPGPLAGANALAVMHGRPPASFLLLAADGPDFDLLQFSRRRLKGWQAGKLTAGLTLRGLIPQESPPEEAPQAFYLLGSASLPAALRAGAGDLPLPVVTETQVALKGAPGGAATTPDVLMAVGAALRGVGRVPFAVNLLPEDQRATPKLTGLLLTRFFSLLLFSLIVVWSASIFIHSRITLARVERQVAELAPAVREVEKQLQDTQNLLKQYDDLKRRMEQYPGPLQILRELTEIIPDHTHLYSFRLSKGQVELSGKSASASELINLLERSGRFTKTEFVSPIVTDETGSEIFKIKADIKGAGRSS; encoded by the coding sequence GTGGAGCGACGATTATCTGGGCTGAGAGCCCCGGCGGTGGCGGACCCGGAACCCGGTGGGGTCCGCTCTCTGTGGCGCACCCTCAGCCGGGAGATCCAGGCCGGCGCCGGCAGTGTGGGGGCTTACTATGACCGCCGCACGCTCACCCTGGTGCATCTGGAAAAAGGCTTGGCCGGCTCCCGGCTGATGCAAGTGGCCGCCCTGCCGGTGCCCGCGGAGGGTCTGACCGCCTTGGCCCCGGCGGTCCGGGAGCTGGTCCGGGCCTGGGGACTGGAGCATCCCCCGGCGGGCCTGGCCGTGAGCCCTCGGCTGGGGCTGGTGCGGCCGGCCATCTTGCCCGCCGCCACCAAGGCCAACCTGGCCCGAGTGGTGGGCTATGAAATCGACCGCTTCCTTCCCTTAAGCCCTGACCAGCTAGTCTTTGACTACCAGGTGGTCAAGGAGACGGAAACCGAGCTCCATCTGCTGCTCATGGCCCTGCCCCGGGCACTGGTGGAGGACTGGCTGACCCTGTGCGGCGGCGCCGGCTTAAGTTCAGTGACGGTGGAACCCGGGCCGTTGGCCGGGGCCAACGCCCTGGCGGTGATGCACGGCCGCCCGCCCGCGTCATTTCTCCTGCTGGCCGCTGACGGGCCGGACTTTGATCTCCTGCAGTTCAGCCGGCGACGCCTGAAGGGCTGGCAGGCCGGGAAGCTGACCGCCGGCCTCACCTTGAGGGGGCTGATCCCCCAGGAGAGCCCCCCGGAGGAGGCGCCCCAGGCTTTCTACCTCTTGGGCAGCGCCAGCCTGCCCGCCGCCCTGCGGGCCGGTGCCGGGGACCTGCCCTTGCCGGTGGTGACAGAGACCCAGGTGGCCCTGAAAGGGGCCCCCGGGGGAGCTGCCACCACTCCCGACGTCCTGATGGCGGTGGGCGCGGCGCTCAGGGGAGTGGGGCGGGTGCCCTTTGCCGTCAATCTGTTGCCGGAGGACCAAAGAGCTACCCCGAAACTTACGGGTTTGCTTCTGACCCGGTTTTTCTCCCTTTTACTTTTCAGTCTTATTGTGGTATGGTCAGCCAGCATTTTTATCCACTCCCGTATCACCTTGGCCAGGGTGGAGCGGCAAGTGGCAGAACTGGCTCCCGCAGTACGGGAGGTGGAGAAACAATTGCAGGATACCCAAAATCTCCTGAAGCAGTATGACGATCTGAAACGGCGCATGGAACAGTATCCCGGCCCGTTGCAGATTCTGCGCGAATTGACGGAGATCATTCCGGACCATACCCATCTTTATTCATTCCGGCTCAGCAAGGGGCAGGTGGAGTTGAGCGGCAAATCCGCTTCGGCCTCCGAATTGATCAATCTGTTGGAAAGATCCGGCCGCTTCACCAAGACTGAGTTTGTCAGTCCCATTGTCACGGATGAGACAGGCAGTGAAATTTTCAAAATTAAAGCAGACATTAAAGGAGCAGGTCGCAGCTCTTGA
- the glgC gene encoding glucose-1-phosphate adenylyltransferase, with translation MERFRNLTTIIMAGGKGERLFPLTRDKAKPAITFGGIYRIIDFTLSNCLNSGIRRIYVLTQYGSLSLDLHLRLHWNLLRPEFGEYLYSVPPQQITTNRWYRGTADSIYQNLFLLEQERPEHVLILSGDHVYKMDYRALLDYHLAKDADLTVATVIVPREEGRAFGILHTAADGEVVEFLEKPKEPPAMPGHPDLALASMGVYIFKAEVLVQEVIKDAKNRASKHDFGMNIIPQMVGQKRVYAYPFGDPKTGAAHYWRDIGQLDAYFAAHLDLLGDQPVFDLFGDDWPIRGAVSQLPPAKCFGREQPVTVTDSLISAGCVIQEARVVRAVFSPGVRVARGAEVEEAVLWDGVRVGVGARIRRAVIEDGVQIPPRFTIGYDPEADARLFTVTPGGVVVVPNNVILEAP, from the coding sequence ATGGAGCGCTTCAGGAATCTTACCACCATCATCATGGCCGGGGGCAAGGGCGAGCGGCTTTTCCCCCTGACCCGGGACAAAGCCAAGCCCGCCATCACCTTCGGGGGGATTTACCGCATTATTGATTTCACCCTGTCCAACTGCCTCAACTCCGGCATCCGGCGCATTTATGTGCTGACCCAGTATGGCAGCCTGTCCTTGGACCTGCACCTGCGCCTGCATTGGAACCTGCTGAGGCCGGAGTTCGGGGAGTATCTCTATTCCGTCCCGCCCCAGCAGATCACCACCAACCGCTGGTATCGGGGTACCGCCGATTCCATCTACCAGAACCTCTTTCTTTTGGAGCAGGAGCGGCCGGAGCACGTCCTCATTCTGTCCGGGGATCACGTCTACAAGATGGACTACCGCGCCCTTCTGGACTATCACCTGGCCAAGGACGCGGACCTGACCGTGGCCACGGTCATTGTGCCCCGGGAGGAGGGCCGGGCCTTCGGCATCCTGCACACCGCGGCCGACGGCGAGGTGGTGGAGTTTTTGGAGAAGCCCAAGGAGCCGCCGGCCATGCCCGGGCATCCGGACCTCGCCCTGGCCTCCATGGGGGTCTATATTTTCAAAGCGGAAGTGCTGGTGCAGGAGGTCATCAAGGACGCCAAAAACCGGGCCAGCAAACACGATTTCGGCATGAACATCATCCCCCAGATGGTGGGGCAAAAAAGGGTGTATGCTTATCCCTTCGGCGACCCCAAGACGGGCGCGGCCCACTACTGGCGGGACATCGGCCAGTTGGATGCTTATTTTGCCGCCCACCTGGACCTGCTGGGGGACCAGCCGGTCTTTGATCTCTTTGGGGATGACTGGCCCATCCGGGGAGCGGTGAGTCAGCTCCCGCCGGCCAAGTGTTTCGGCCGGGAGCAGCCGGTGACGGTGACCGATTCTCTTATCTCTGCGGGCTGCGTCATCCAGGAGGCCCGGGTGGTGCGTGCGGTCTTCTCCCCCGGGGTGCGGGTGGCCCGGGGGGCGGAGGTGGAGGAGGCGGTCCTTTGGGACGGGGTCCGGGTGGGGGTGGGGGCCAGAATCCGCCGGGCGGTCATTGAAGACGGGGTGCAGATCCCGCCCCGCTTCACCATCGGCTACGACCCGGAGGCCGATGCCCGTCTGTTCACCGTCACCCCCGGCGGGGTGGTGGTGGTGCCCAACAACGTCATCCTGGAGGCGCCCTGA
- the gspK gene encoding type II secretion system minor pseudopilin GspK: MTSGQWRQGGGGAEPPGPPPRERGIVLLMVLLLLALVSVMVLSFAQEWRLELLIARNQLSSRQAALLAEGGVYYAVGKLVQAQQAERRAPQAALGEAPTELWRGDGTTRELALPGGRVLVRVTDESGKINLNQAPEPLLLRLLEIVGVEGPKAQALVDALIDWRDPDSNPRPQGAESDYYARLSPPYPAKNGPLDVVEELFWVKGFDAGQLLGLRDLVTVQKVGRGVNLNAAPVEVLRALGFTAEQALTIVQARQAAPLRSRRELDQLFVGLTTLRLPVPITFRSSQIFEIVSTGVIDYPRGGAQHTIRAIVRVNVTRPRPWEFLLWSDDYLG, encoded by the coding sequence ATGACCTCCGGGCAGTGGCGGCAGGGCGGCGGAGGGGCGGAGCCCCCGGGGCCTCCTCCCCGGGAGCGGGGCATCGTCCTGCTCATGGTGCTCCTGCTTCTGGCCCTGGTGAGTGTCATGGTGCTGAGCTTTGCCCAGGAGTGGCGCCTGGAGCTCCTCATCGCCCGGAACCAGCTCTCCTCCCGGCAGGCCGCCCTGCTGGCCGAAGGAGGCGTGTACTATGCCGTGGGCAAGCTGGTGCAGGCCCAGCAGGCGGAGCGCCGCGCCCCCCAGGCCGCCTTGGGGGAGGCCCCCACGGAACTCTGGCGGGGGGACGGCACCACCCGGGAGCTGGCCCTGCCCGGCGGCCGGGTGCTGGTCCGGGTGACGGATGAGTCCGGCAAGATCAACCTCAATCAGGCGCCGGAGCCGCTGCTTCTGCGCCTCCTGGAGATCGTGGGGGTGGAGGGCCCCAAGGCCCAGGCCCTGGTGGACGCCCTCATCGACTGGCGGGACCCGGACAGCAACCCCCGGCCCCAGGGCGCCGAAAGCGACTATTACGCCCGCCTCTCGCCCCCCTATCCGGCCAAGAACGGGCCCTTGGATGTGGTGGAGGAGCTCTTCTGGGTCAAGGGCTTTGACGCCGGGCAGCTTTTGGGCCTGCGGGATCTGGTCACCGTCCAGAAGGTCGGCCGGGGGGTGAACCTCAATGCCGCGCCCGTGGAGGTCCTCCGGGCCCTGGGCTTTACAGCCGAGCAGGCCCTCACCATCGTCCAGGCCCGGCAGGCGGCGCCCTTGCGCAGCCGCCGGGAACTGGACCAGCTCTTTGTGGGCCTGACCACTTTGCGGTTGCCGGTGCCTATAACCTTCCGTTCCTCGCAAATCTTTGAAATCGTCTCCACGGGTGTGATAGATTACCCGCGGGGCGGCGCGCAGCACACCATCCGGGCCATCGTGCGTGTCAACGTCACCCGGCCCCGTCCCTGGGAGTTTCTGTTGTGGAGCGACGATTATCTGGGCTGA
- a CDS encoding histidine phosphatase family protein yields the protein MRVAALDPRLAPTRLYLIRHGRVADGHTDRYHGHNDVDLSPEGLRQYERLAAHLKKVPLQAVYSSDLRRTLIGAKMLAAGRDLTPLPCPEFRELCFGVWEGLTLAEIQEQYPEELAARFRDLADFRIPGGESLSDVKARVIPKLKELLARHRGENLALVAHAGVNRVILCDALNLPLEHIFRLDQAYGCLNIIDYFPDFSLVRLVNGGVNGAG from the coding sequence ATGCGGGTGGCGGCCTTGGACCCGCGCCTTGCTCCCACCCGCCTCTACCTCATCCGCCACGGCCGGGTGGCCGACGGCCACACCGACCGTTACCATGGCCACAATGATGTGGACTTGAGCCCCGAGGGCCTGCGGCAGTATGAGCGGCTGGCGGCGCATCTAAAGAAGGTGCCGCTTCAGGCGGTCTACAGCTCGGACCTGCGCCGCACACTTATCGGCGCTAAGATGCTGGCCGCAGGGCGGGACCTCACCCCCCTCCCCTGCCCCGAGTTCCGGGAGCTCTGCTTCGGCGTCTGGGAGGGCCTCACCCTGGCGGAGATTCAGGAGCAGTACCCTGAGGAGCTGGCGGCCCGCTTCCGGGACCTGGCGGACTTCCGCATCCCGGGGGGGGAGTCGCTGAGTGACGTCAAGGCCCGGGTCATCCCCAAACTCAAGGAACTCCTGGCCCGGCATCGGGGGGAGAACCTGGCTTTGGTGGCCCACGCCGGGGTCAACCGGGTGATCCTCTGCGACGCCCTGAACCTGCCTTTGGAGCACATCTTCCGCCTGGACCAGGCTTACGGCTGCCTGAACATCATTGATTACTTCCCGGATTTCTCCCTGGTGCGCCTGGTAAACGGCGGCGTCAACGGCGCCGGCTGA
- the gspM gene encoding type II secretion system protein GspM, translated as MKFSKLKQTLKEQVAALERLSPWRRRLVLAGGAVVGVLLLWVLVLSPLLALEEAWTQELRQKQILLAKYQALQKDKAQVARAVQQAKKAVEQAEAALLSGGSPAVASADLQEIIKNLTKGLGIQVTSTKVLPPQESGPYIQIPVELQLALSTDQLVNLLYGLENHQKLLLVSQLEINAPRRRPSVPGAPRPEPAPLRAVMVVEGIIKKGAGA; from the coding sequence GTGAAATTTTCAAAATTAAAGCAGACATTAAAGGAGCAGGTCGCAGCTCTTGAGCGGCTCTCACCCTGGCGGCGCCGGCTGGTGCTGGCCGGCGGCGCGGTGGTGGGGGTGTTGCTTCTCTGGGTGCTGGTGCTCTCCCCCCTGCTCGCCCTGGAGGAAGCCTGGACCCAGGAACTCCGGCAGAAGCAGATCCTCCTGGCCAAGTATCAGGCCCTGCAGAAAGATAAAGCCCAGGTGGCCAGGGCGGTCCAGCAGGCAAAAAAGGCGGTGGAGCAGGCTGAGGCGGCGCTATTGAGCGGGGGCAGCCCGGCGGTGGCCTCCGCCGACCTGCAGGAAATCATCAAGAACCTGACCAAAGGCCTGGGAATCCAGGTCACCAGCACCAAAGTGCTGCCTCCCCAGGAATCCGGCCCCTACATCCAGATCCCGGTGGAGTTGCAGTTGGCCTTAAGCACCGATCAGTTGGTGAATCTCCTCTATGGCCTGGAGAATCACCAGAAACTGCTGTTGGTGAGCCAGTTGGAGATCAATGCCCCCCGGCGCCGCCCGTCGGTGCCGGGAGCCCCGCGACCTGAGCCGGCGCCGTTGCGGGCCGTCATGGTGGTGGAAGGGATCATCAAGAAGGGGGCCGGGGCCTGA